agttaaattaatttgatcatCAACAAAATctgcatcattcaaattttaaagaaattttaaaacatcaaaatcaatgttTAATATGTAGTAGCCACCATTCTTGTTGATTCTACATGCAAATGTTTCCACATTTTTAGCATCCAATTCCTATGCTAATTTATGAAGCACCATGATATGCAACTCATATGCATCTAtaatattttcaagattaattgtTTCATTGAATAGTTTAGCTCAGATCAAATACAAATTAATGAGTTTGAAGTGTTACAgttatttcaatcatttactTATTATGTGTGTTAAgtgataagaaaaataacattattagtGAATTTGTTCGGacttgaaaaatattctaattttaaactaagaatatcaaaaagacCTATCTTGTTTGAGGTAACAAGGTGTCAATATTCTTATACACAATTGAGATATTAAGTTTAGAAGTTTAGGTGAAATTGagattttatgaataaatcCTGGAATCTGCTCAAACTTATGAAATATTCTATTGAAATCATTCAAAGTCATAACACCCACTACAAAAGCATATTACACTAACATCAGgcacaaatcaaaataaaatctccaaaaaaatttagaaaaatcaaTGATACTCaaccctaaaataaaataaatagaaaaagacAAAGAGATAAAGAAATACGAACTAACATAacttgaaaaactaagaaacTTATAATGCATATCAAAGATAAAATGCCCTTGAATTGAGCTCGTCGAAGAAGGGGAAAATCGGGGAGGAAATGAGCTCCTGAGAGAATGGAAAATAATACGCCTTTTGCAAACAAAGCATACATATCTAGACGAAGTattaaaaatgagttttctATGTTTCATGCTAGTCATACGTGATTGAAATATTCCTAGATGAATCAAAAGATTTGTTTGTTTAGAAAACATATGAGTGTTTGTGCAACACacacaatatcaagttaaaAGTTATACTTGAAATATTGAGATGAGTTCAGATAACAAAAGAGTAAATATAAGGGTTCACAATAAAATATCTACAAGTATAAGGCTATATTTGGTAAATAGAAGGGCTCACAATACAAGCACATTATTCTAAATACACTCTATCAAAGTAAATCCACATGTGTCTAGGATACATAGATAAATCTCGCGACTTCGCTTCCATCTTATATTGCTTGCCAACTTTTATCTCGCTTGCATATCCGGTGTGCAAGAGACATGCTaattatactatatttttttgcTAGTGTTGTTGAAATAACACGATTGTTTGccatatttgattttaaaatcttctcattttcttgaaggtataaaattataaacttgaatagaaaaaaagaaaataaaaagggcTAGATCATCCTAGGCCTTAGCTTTTCTACAACTGAGTTGAGTTTAGCATTTTCAGGCCCTTAAAGAGGAGTTGTTCCACCTTAGCCCTTTAAATTCCTTGGCTCGTGAGCTTGGGCTGGTTGGTTCTAGGCCGAGCGGATGTGTCACATgtagatttatttatttctccaCGTAAAAAGTTTTTGTCCAACGCGCCTAAGCtgaatctaaaaatataaaaaatgtgtcaaaatgacacaatCAAAAACTACTTTAggtgtttaaaatgaataagGCTTACTtgaagtgtctaagtgaaagtGTCAAGTTTAAGGGATTACCGATGGGTTCATCCTAAAAGATTCATTATTGAACCATTTTCCCTAACCCTAGCcatgaattgaagttgtatatgattagggttgttggaattgattatgtaattgtttgATTCActttaatgatgatgatgatgatgagtgtatcattgaattttttgatgaattgatggtaAGATCTTGAAGAAGGTTTTAGAAGCTATTTGGTAAGACCTTTATGATTATGAGTTCTCTACTTCAATAATGTTGGTTTATTCTTGATGATGATAtttaattgaagtatgattatgtgaataGATTAAGAAgatgattatatgatgattatgatggcatgttatgaaTATATTGAATTGTGAGATCATCGTAAGGGTAAGATGATACAAGTTTGAAGGTGATTCTCTTGTGTGACTTATATGATATGACTATGATTTGTTGATCTCACTAATGATGGATTGTGATAAAAGGAAGTTCTCATCCTAtacctaatgagctaatgaaatgattatacaaggggttagtcttcTATGAACTATATTAAGATTTGATGATTAAGAATGACGTAAAGGCATTTCAAAGGAAATTTAACTTAGCACCGAGCGAACTAGATGTGATAGCTTTCCTTTCCCAagagggaaggtaggttcactaatgttctcatgagatggagacTACCATGCAATGCTCATACATGAGTTTCTagtatatctcttagttccttaactatgtttccccccaTAGGAATGgaaactagtggatccacctagaatgttatgttcatgtttggttctaccttgCCAAGTAGAGCACCTTCTTTCGATTTACGGTTTCATGACAACGGATTCCATGTTTTGATCACATGATCTATTGTCGGTTAAGGCGATTGTTCCTgaaagtaaaattaatgaatgGAAGTAATAAAGATGGACACTAACTATGATGACTTAAGGGGGTACTACTTAGTAgggtaagggtatgagacttttaCCTACGTATTAGACAAATTAACCTTGAGGGGAGTCATAGGAGGTtgtttttatgttcttatgGACTTgtgttataatgaaatgtatCATGTTGGTCTTATACGATGttgctcttatatgatgttggtttcatttgatgaacatgatattggtctaacttgatatgtttgttggTGACTACTCATGATGGTATGTCATATGGGGTAAGGCACTACTTATGATCTCTTTTCTAGTTTACTTTATTATGTGgagttatggggcttcacatgagcattgcacttgtaggcttgggatgAGATTGTTGGTAAGGGTCTTATATGCTTCGATGATATGAACTCTTGAATATGATATTCTTATATGACTTAATTTTGGTGTTGTTactatatatgaatatgaatatgtcaTATGTGGTTTTGATCATTTGCCTGTATATTCTCTCATATGTGTATACACGAAGGCTTTCCAAATGACTTAGCATGCTTCCAAAGAAATCGTCCCTTTTATGCAcgtatttaaaagttttatgtgcatatgtttccatacatagtacaagtggttgtactaacccatattccttatgtttctacaaatatgtaggtTCGGGATGTTGAGGTGCTTAGGGGCCATTTGCAAGAAGACTTTGACTTTCCCCCAAATTGTTGGTGAATCCTCAAAGTTCGAGGATGGTGCCACTTGTTCTATCCTAGTAGTATTGTTTATGTCTAAAGACATTTATTCTTTCCTTATTCTTGAGACTATTGTTTTAAGCATATATGTGACATATTGTACTTGTAAGGGCTCTGACCAAACCTTTGTAACTCTTGTTTAAATGGATTTATGTGAGACAAAGTATTAGACTACTtaaatgaattgattatgcaAATTGATAGATCTATGTAAAATTCGTAAtggaggagtctatgtaaactccatgTATGATATATGAGAAGTCTGAGTACACTTCACTatgtaaatgttttaattttccgcatttttttTCTACCAATGATATTtcatgatgtatgctaagggctAGTCTAAGTCCTCTTTGAAGAACAACACGCCGGTTAAgtcttgggggggggggtgctCTCGAGCGTGACACATGGTCATGCTTGGATATGAATGAAGTGAGGAAACATTGTGGATCGGGGGTATTAGATGTAGGTGTATGGGAACACAAGTTATTAATGTGTATTTGGTTTTAAGGTTGACCAATACGAGCCATAGAAAGGTCTACATACCTTAGGTTCCAATCATAGATCACTTCTGCCAGTTAATTCTTAAAGGTATATTTGGGTCTTTTTCTATGTATTTAATGTCTACGCCACATCATTTGACCTAATTCTAAGACCTATAGCTACCTCTAAATCCTAAATCTACCCTACTCTCTCATTCTCTCAAATCCCAAATCCACATTCAAGTTCATCCCCTCTAATTGTCTCTCAAGCTCTAGGAAGAAAACTAGGGTTCCAAGTtccaaaatgtccaaattgtctcTTCATTCGCTAGGCTTCAGTTACTAAGGTATAACAAGAGCTTGTTCCTAGTTATAGTTAGAAAGCTATAGTTTCAAGGtttttaaaagtaaagaagacattttaattttgtggtctttcacttaaaatatgttattgtgCCAAAATGTCGTTAATTTACTGTATTCAACAACACTTTCGTGGTGAATAACATGAGAGAAGTGAGGTTAAAGTGGTTTAGAcatgtcaagaaaagaagatcacACACCATGTCTTTTTTTCCACATAGATAATTGAACACAAAAGGAAActtttttacattaattaatatcTCTCAAGTTCTAGGAATAAAGCTAGGGTTCCAAGCTCAACGTCTCCATCTTCCCTCTAGCACTTATAAATGTCTTCAAAACCAGTATCTATACCTACAAGGCCAGATGGTTGCTCATATAGATTTACCCTATCAACATTCTAtttagcttgttcttgaatgttaCACTATCTATAGCTTGAAGCAATTCATCAAAATCACTCAAATTAGAAATGTTTCATCAACATCATAGAGtgaataagaataaaatgaaactCTACATTTACTCTAGGTGACTAGTTCTTAACTCTAAGGGACTAGTTTTCATTTAatcccttattttcattttcattaaatgGTTGAGATGACGACACACAAGCTCTATCTTTTTGTTGGAGGAGGACACATCAATACTATTTGTTGGGGGGAGGATatatcatcattagtgttaCGCAATACCGATATCTCCTCAACAACTAAAGGTAAATTAATTTGACACATCAAAAAAATCTgaatcattcaaattattaagaaatttcaaaacatcaaaTCAATATTTAACATGTAACAACCATCATTCTTGTTGATTCTACATCAAATGTTTCCACATTTTCATCATGCATTTCCAGTACTAATTCATGAAGCAACATGATATGCAACTCATATACATCTATATTAATCTTTTCAAGATTAATGGTTCATTTGACATAGATTATCTGAAGATCATATACAAAACACCCtccataataaatttaaaatgtcaCTATTATTGCAATTATTTACTTACCATGTCTGTAAAGTGATatgaaaataacaatattagtgaattttttcgtacttggaaaatattctaatttaaaaattaagaatagcAAAAAGCCCTATGTTTTTAATGTAACAAGGTGCCATGATTCTTATACACAATtgatatatctatctatctatctatcaatctatctatctatctatctatctatctatatatatatatatctatatatatatatatatatatatatatatatatatatgtatgtatgtatgtatcaccttaaaagcatgaactcctaacttgaattttaaattactaaaatatccctAACTTAGTTTGTGACTTTTTCAGttagttgtgacttttctgataagttgtgacttttttcaaAGATTTGTGATTTTTCACTGAGTTGTGACTTTTGCCAAAGAGTTGTGCATTTCCAAACAGTTGTGATTTTTTCAATGACTAGCGACTTTTgaaagagttgtgacttctaggaaatgtcattttttaataagttgtgacttttccaaagagttgtgccTATCCAAGGGGTTGTAACTTATTCAATAAGTTGtgagttttctttttaaataagttgtgactttttcaaaaggTTTTGACTTCTTAAAGGTTATGACCATTTCTATAACACATTAAAAATACTTTCTCTCATTTCTTttaaccacaattttttttaatcttctacTGTTCTTTTTCTTGCAATTTAAAAGATTACATGTGCTTTGTTTCATGCCCCGATCTATATCGACCACAAGTTattccaagctaaccctgctgtcAATTGgagcacttactcacaaaatctgctatatctctcttcatgtcattccaccaatagactttcCGCCGATCGTGGTAcatggatgaatagaatatcttgAGTTATGGAATTCTGCAATAATATGATGTCTCAACTTTCCCACATTATGAAAACACAATCTATGTGTAGTAGAGAAGTACACCATCtaccccttgggagaaaacctcctcTCTTTGATTATGGATTTCACCCTTAatttcaagcaagattggatcactgtctttcttttccttaatCTCCACTAGCAAAGAAGATTTTTCCCCATTCTGAACTGGTAAGccactgtctgatatgctcataaggcgaacttcCAAGCGAGCAATACTATGagcatccttcactagctccttcctttcttcctcaacatgggctacactacccatagataatctactaagagcatttGCTAATACATTCGCCTTACCAAAATGGtcatgcacactcatatcataatccttaaggaactcaagccatcttaTCTAGAGAAGATTCAACTccttctgggtgaacacatgctgaagactcttatggtcaATGAATACATCTATATGAACACCAAACAAGTAGTGTCTCTAGATCTTAAgagcaaacaccactgctgcaagctcgaggtcatgagttggatagtttttctcatgcaccttaagttgtctagaagcataatcTATAACCTTATAtcgttgcatcaacacacaaccaaggacaactctggatgcatcacaatagatcacataacatTTAGCTTATATGGTTTgattattggttattagtagctcccacaatttAGTTAGAATCTATTGCATTGAcaatttatcagtatattcaatattcaaagaaaaaatattgaagactCAACGTGTTCCAATTATTGTTGGAGGGTCAAATTCGTATATCGAAAAACTTGTGGAAGATCCTATGTTCATGTTACAATATAAGTATGATAGTTGCtttatttggattgatgttGAGCAATCAGTCTTGAACCGTAGAGTTGACATGAGGGTTGATCAAATTGTCAAAGCaggtaatttttgtaattattttgtgtATCAATCAAGATATACTATCATGCAGCTAGCTAAAAACAtttattatacaattttcttaataatacttttggttatcaaagatatgttctactaaataaaactcttctttaaatttgtgttgcatGCAAGGCTAGTGGATGAGGTGCGATAGATTTTCATTCCAGATGCAGATTACACCAAAGGAATCCGACGGTGCATTAGTGTCCCTGGAATGGAAAGAAATTTAAGGgaagaaacaaatatatatggagatgatgaatcaaagcaaatgattcttcaagcttcaatttcaAGTATCAACCGTAATACTCGTATGTTAATTTGTAACAAACTTGACAAGATTCAACGATTAATAAGCGAGAAAATGTGGTCACTGCATCATATTATTGCTACGGATGTTTTCAAAGAAGATCTTGACGAAGCATGGACGAATACTATTTTGCAACTATGCCTAGATATTGTGAAGAGATTTCTCAAAAACGATCAtcacaaaattattattgagtGTACATAAACTGTCATTATCGCCTTCTTCTGTTTTGGtctctttattttttacctATTTTGTACAATTTGTATcacattacaaatatatatgtatgatatgacccttatttctatatatgttactcttgtCTGTAAAATAATTCTTAtcaatagatgaaatatttattttaagtttcgaTCCAAGCCCAAGCCCCAAATCaaagtccaagtcttctatatttaatatatattaatacaaatacatacatacacaattACATGAATCACTCATAATGTCAAGCGAAtagattgataaaataataaatcgcCATAAATGTTCGGGAAGATTCCACCCTGaaaaggattttgaagaatagaGTTCTTAGCTCAATacttaaaaatgatatatagaCAAcgaagataaaatagtaaatttgtaatctataggtaatgaatatattctaCCTAATTCGATCACGGTGATTGAAGCTTGATTCAATAAAGtccttatctattattatatgatgcacaagttaatataaatactcgtaattgaaatagttatcgATAATTGTTAACTTCCCTCTTATGGAATTAGACATAACACTTTTTAATGCGTTGTTGAATAGTGTAAGATTTGACGCATTATCACTTGAATATATTCCGTTAGAAATATTATTGAGTTCTTTGTACAAGCCTTATGTAACTACTTGTAATCTCATAACAATATACATCTAGAAACgtcatcctaaaataatttaagcttaATCGCCAAAATTTTAGGTGACATATCtctaaaatttttaatgaactatttttcttcaaaaatatattaatttatatatatttaatttttttttactaattaataagtctataaaaattacatttttactataaaagcccAGCTCTACGTGGTCTCCTATCAACGTACACTACTaactttatcctaaaatatatttaataatacttaccaaaattcaagttaacatatctataaacttttaaaagtcATTCTTATCCTAAAATACATATCAGTAATTATAAAATTGGTatgtcaattaataacttcacaaaaagattttactataaaagctgaatttgaaaaaaaaaattcacatccaccatcaagaaaattttatatttttagatagtATATCTCAAGTCAAGCAAGGTTTCTACTTACTAACATTATATTTTACAAGATTTTTTAATGTCTGACTTTATGAATTCCCTATTATAAACTAACTTTTTTTTGGAGATAAAATGAAtactttcatcaacaatgaaTAGTTCAAGAAGAAAGTGATCTTCCTAATGGGGGATACAGGAACAGGAAAATCTCATCTCTCTGTTGACCTTGCCACCCATTTTCGAGGAGAAATAATCAACTCGGATAAAATGCAAGTTTACAAGGGACTTGAAATTGTTACAAACAAGATCACACACTCTGAAAACAAGGTGTACGATActatttgttaggtatatatgtttattcttaAGATTACTTATATCAAATGAGtacctagataattttatagCAGTAATTAAAGATTCTAgtgaaaaatatactttactattaaaaaattatttctttcaattcagAGAAAGTTAATTTGGTCAAATTTTCTTATGTGAAATTGAACCATATTAAGACTTCACAGctgaagatttttgtttgcaagCTGGCatctatatagaaaaaatattgaagactCAACGTGTTCCAATTATTGTTGGAGGGTCAAATTCGTATATTGAAAAACTTGTGGAAGATCCTGtgttcatgttcaaatataagtataatagttgctttatttggattgatgttGAGCAATCAGTCTTGAACCGTAGAATTGACATGAGGGTTGATCAAATGGTCAAAGTAGgtaatttttgtaataattttgtGTATCAATCAAGATATACTATCATGCAACTAgctaaaaacttttcttatataattttgttaataatacttttggttatcaaatatatgttctactaaataaaactcttctttaaatttgtattgCATGCAGTGCTAGTGGATGAGGTGCGACAAATTTCATTCCAGATGCAGATTACACCAAAGGAATCCGACGGTCCATTGGTGTCCCTGAAATGGACAGATATTTAAGGGAAGAAATAAATATAGACGGAGATGATGAATCAAAGCAGatgattcttcaagcttcaatttcaAGTATCAAGCGTAATACTCGTATGTTAATTTGTAACCAACTTGACAAGATTCAACGATTAATAAGCGAGAAAATGTGGTCAGTGTATCATATTAGTGCTACGGCCGTTTTCAAAGAAGATCTTGACGAAGCATGGACGAATACAGTTTTGCAATCATGCCTAGATATTGTGAAGAGATTTCCCAAAAACaatcatcacaatattattattgagtgtACATAAAGTGTCATTATCTCCTTCTTCTGTTTTGGTCTCTTTATTTTTGACCTATTTTGTACAGTTTGTATcgcattacaaatatatatatgtatgatatgccccttatttttatatatgttactcttgtctataaaaaaaattcttatctatagatgaaaaatttattttaagtttcgaTCCAAGCCCAAGCCCAAGCCCAAGCCCaaagtccaagtccaagtcttctatatttaatatatattaatacaaatgcATACGTACACAATTTCATGAGATCACTCATAATGTCAAGCTAATagagtgataaaataattaatcaccaTAAATGTTCGGGAATATTCCACCCTAAAAGGATTTCGAAGAATAGAATTCTTAACTCAATACTTAAAAATGTTACATagacaaagaagataaaatagtaaatttgtaatatatccgtaatgaatatattctacctaattctatcacggtgattgaagcttgattcaataaagtccttatctattattatatggtgcaaaagttaatataaatactcgtaattgaaatagttatcgATAATTGTTAATTTCCCTCTTATGGAATTAGACTTAACACTTATAATTGCGTTGTTGAATAGTGTAAGATTTGACGCATTATCACTTGAATATATTCcgttaataatattattgagtTCATTGTACAATCCTTATGTAACTGCTTGTGATCTCATAACAATATACATCTAGACACgtcatcctaaaataatttaagcttaATCGCCAAAATTCAAGGTGACAcatctctatattttttaatgaactattcttattctaaaagatatgaatttatatatatttaatttggtttactaataaataagtctataaaaaatcaaacttttacTATAAAAGCTCAGCTCTATGTGGTCTCCTAGCAACGTACACTAATaactttatcctaaaatatatttaataataattaccaaaattcaagttgacatatctataagcttttaaaagtcattcttatcctaaaatatatcagtaattatgaaattggtaTGTAAATTAATAACTCCACAAAaagattttactataaaagctgaatgtaattttttttcacatccatcatcaagaaaattttataattttagataCTATATTCCAAGTCAAGCAAGGTTTCTACTTACTAGCtttatatttacaatattttttaatgtatgaCTTTATAAATTCACtataataactaatttttttgtgtagataaaatgaatactttcatcaacaatgaaGAGTTCAAGAAGAAAGTGATCTTCATAATCGGGGCCGTAGGAACAGGAAAATCCCGTCTCTCTGTTGACCTTGCCACCCATTTTCGAGGAAAAATAATCAACTCGAATAAAATGCTAGTTTACAAGGGACTTGAAATTGTTACAAACAAGATCACACACAAAGAAAAAAAGGTGTACGACACTATTTCTTAGGTATACATATTTATTCTCAAGATTACTTATATCAAATGACTAACTAGATAACTTTATAGTAGTAACTATAGATTCTAgtgaaaaatatactttactattaaaaaattatttctttcaattctgagAAAGTATACTTGATCAAATTTTCTTAGGTGAAATTGAACCAGATTCAGACTTCACAGCTGAAGATATTTGTTTGCAATCTGTCatctatatagaaaaaatattgaagactCAACGTGTTCCAATTATTGTTGAAGGGTCAAATTCGAATATCGAAAAACTTGTGGAAGATCCTGtgttcatgttcaaatataagtatgataGTTGCTTTATTTGGATTGATGTGGAGCAATTAGTCTTGAATCGTAGAGTTGACATGAGGGTTGATCAAATTGTCAAAGCaggtaatttttgtaattattttgtgtatctatcaagatatactatcatgcagctagctaaaaacttttcttatataattttgttaataatacttttggttatcaaatatatgttctactaaataaaactcTTCTTTAAAATGGATAAGGTGCGACAGATTTTCATTCCAGATGCAGATTACACCAAAGGAATCCGACGGTCCATCATTGTCCCCTAAATGGACAGATATTTTGTTGGGTTTAgaaagtgtgaatgggaaaagaaaagagagaatatgaaaagtgaggggactattttggagggaaaatgaaaattcatttgcaaagtgcaaatgaaaattCATTTCTCTCATATCGGCAAAataaagggaaattgttgtcatTATATAAGgcaacacttccattacttcttaaggagataagaagaagatgccccctcgcgccgtcgtcgtcgtcgctcgctcggcttcgtatttggatttggcaaatgatgttattgattgataaattttttggacaaaatttatttaatcagtttttgttaaatcaaataaatccttttaatattatctcttataaatttgcgggtaacgaTACCATTCTGAAAAGTTGCTACTCTTTCCGAAAATTCTTTACTTTCCGAAAAgccgttattttcctaacagacacatttttctgaaaagttgttatttttttaaaagatacaactttctggataaaatgggtctaaACAGTTTTCTCTGAACAGACACATTTCTTaatgaaaatggctataaaaggaagtcaatttttgttttttcaaacaCTAAATTTTTCTtgctctgcatttattttttctctcaaacaaATCAAAGTGttgatcgactgagtctgtttgacttgttgctgttgtgaagttcgctgaagttaaataaatttgaggtaccgctatttctttaacaagattaatctgttttattttgggagaaattaatccataacctcggGTACAGTGagaggattaaatttcttaaggacacacagtagtttcaaTGACTCGGattttttcttgtattctatTTACTTTCTGTTTCCTCTTATTCTGTTTCTGTCATTTTAGGCTAACCTTATAATACAGGttgaataacaatcttaagagaTTTTAATaagtttctgtatttgaggtttctggagattaaaacctttatggttttttactctgcttgaatttttaaaatttattcgattaacgattaaaagaacataaaaactttatcgttaaatctTAAACaatttgtgtaaagatttgttctttattgttagtatttcaaatacttaaATTATCTGTTATTTGTGacaaaaaaatgactaattcaagttAAGTAAGTGCTGCAACAGTAAGTACTACAACAACATCGGTTGCACATAATAGTTCAAATGTTTCCTTAGCGCCGGTTGAGAAAGCTGCAAAGTTTTCTtgagtcgactttaagagatgaCAGCagaagatgttcttctatctcactacgttgagtgtgcagaagttcattaatgagaatgttcctgttatgtcatATGAAACTCCGCCTaatgaacgattcttggtaactgaagc
The DNA window shown above is from Solanum lycopersicum chromosome 11, SLM_r2.1 and carries:
- the LOC138339474 gene encoding adenylate isopentenyltransferase 3, chloroplastic-like, whose translation is MDRYLREEINIDGDDESKQMILQASISSIKRNTREIEPDSDFTAEDICLQSVIYIEKILKTQRVPIIVEGSNSNIEKLVEDPVFMFKYKYDSCFIWIDVEQLVLNRRVDMRVDQIVKAANVKTLKELWDSLENKYKTEDAAMKKFIVAKFLDYKMIDRLIVNDVFQVAAIIE